The genomic stretch GAAGGGGAATTGCTACGACACTGACCCGCTGCTCGCCCTGCCAGGAAACGGCCGGCAGGCGGTACGTGGCATCGCCGATGCCAACGGTGACGGTGTGCAATGCAAGGGTATCGGCGGGCGGGTCTTCCTGCGAGAGGAACATCTCCGCAGCCAGCGTGAGGTCGGCAACGACGGCATCAACCGTATCGCCTTGCACCACGCAGCCCGGGAGCGTGGGCAGTTCCGCCCAATAGCCGCCCGCCTGGGAAGGCGCGACAATGACGGTGAGCGACGCAGTAGGTGAAGGAGGTCTGTGAAGGTTCATGCTGACCATTGTACCAATTGGCAGGATCACGGCCACGGACGAGAGCAGAGTTGTGGACTCTTCCCTCATTGACAATCGCGTGCAAACGGGAATCCGTCTTCGCCGCCCGCCACGGCCAGGAAGAGAAACAACGCCAAGTTGGGAGCGGGGGACAAGCCCCCGCGCTACGAGGAATGGGTTTCCGCCAGGTCGGCGGACGCAGGTTACAAACCTGCGCTACCGATCGTGCCGGTCCGTCATTCCCGCGAACGCTCGCCCCCTGCGGGGGCGCGGAATCCATCTTACTGTGTGCGGCGGCCCGGAGCGGGGGACAAGCCCCCGCGCTACGAGGAATCAGTCCGGGTAGCGCAGGTTTGCAACCTGCGCCCACCGGTCGTGTCCCCCCAGTGACAGTTCAATCACACCATCGAAAGGAGAACGACGCGTTGAAACAAGAGAACCTCACGCTGCTCGTGCCGTTGCAGGAGGCGCAGCTCGATGCGCCGCGGCGGGATATAGCCGTGACCGTCCTCAAGGAGGGACTATCGCGGAACGGCCGCTATTTCACGCCTCAAGCATTGCAGGACGTGGCGGCGCAACTCGACGGCCTAAAGGCCTTCGCCGACCACCCCGCGCCTACATCCGATAGCATCGGCAAGCCACGGAGCATACGCGACGTGGTGGGATTCTATCGCGAGCCCCGGCTGGAGGGCGACCGCGTACGGGCGACACTCCATATCTTCGGCAGCGCCGACTGGCTCTGGAGCTTGATACAGGAAGCCGTGGCCATGGGACGTCCCGACGTGCTGGGGCTCTCAATCGACTCGCTGGCGGCGGTGCGCACCCAGCAGCAGAACGGCAAGCGCATGCAGGTCGTGGAGAACATCCCGGCGCTGCGCTCTTGTGACGTGGTCACCCGGGCGGCGGCCGGCGGCGCCTTCGAGCGCATCTTGGCAGAGCAGGAGATTTTCGACACAAGCAAGGGAGAGGAAATGCAGGAAGACGAACGGATCAGTTCAGCATCAGATACCCCCATCTCCGGGACAAGCCCGGCGGATTCACCCCATATAGAGGAGGTTTCTATGGGAGACACAGCCGCAACGACCATCGATTCACGTCTCGCCGAGGCCGAGGCCAAGCTCGCGTGCATGACCGCGCTGCACGAGCGCCTCGATAGCGCGGCCCTGCCCGCCGCGATCAAGGGCAAGCTACGCCGCCGCTTCGAGGGTCAGACCTTTACCACCGAGGTGCTGGAGCAAGCTATTCAGGACGAGGTCGACACCGTGCGCGCACTGACGGGTTCGGCACACGTTGTGCACGGCGTGGGCACGGAGAAAGCGCGCCTCAGCGTGGGCGGCACCGGCGCGGGCCGGGGACTCGCCGCCGCCGAAGCGGGACTGGCGCGCCTGCTGGGAGTGCGGGACGTTGCCGCCGACGAGCCGGTCCCCGCGTGGTCCAGCATCCGGGAGGCGTACGTGCAGATTACGGGCGACAGCGAGGTGCGGGGCGCCATGAACCCGGAGCTCTCGCTCGTGCGCGAGGCCAACGAGGTCACCACAAGCGTGCTCAACCACGCGCTCGCCAACGCCATCACGAAGCGCCTCGTCCAGGACTACGGCGCGCAGCCGCAGGACTGGCGGAAGTTCTGCGTGATCCGCAATATCCGCGATTACAAGCCCCAGTACCGGGTGCTCTTGCACGACTTCGGCGCGCTCGACTCCGTCAATGAGAACGCTGCCTACACGAACCTTGCCTGGGACGACACGCGGGAGACGTATACGCCCGCCAAGCGCGGCAACCTGGTGGTGGTCACCCGCGAGGCGATCCTGAACGACGACCTGGAAGCCGTCCGGCGCATCCCTACCAAGCTGGCGATTGCGGCCGCCACCACCATCAATGAGTTCGTGTACGGCCTCCTTACCGACAATCCGCAGCTTGCCGACGGTTCGACCGTATTCGATGCCGATAGCCAGACCGCGCACAAGAACCGCGGCACCGCCGCGCTGGCGGCCTCGGCGCTGCAAGCCGCGATCACGCAGATGATGAAGCAGACCAATAGC from Chloroflexota bacterium encodes the following:
- a CDS encoding Mu-like prophage major head subunit gpT family protein; this translates as MKQENLTLLVPLQEAQLDAPRRDIAVTVLKEGLSRNGRYFTPQALQDVAAQLDGLKAFADHPAPTSDSIGKPRSIRDVVGFYREPRLEGDRVRATLHIFGSADWLWSLIQEAVAMGRPDVLGLSIDSLAAVRTQQQNGKRMQVVENIPALRSCDVVTRAAAGGAFERILAEQEIFDTSKGEEMQEDERISSASDTPISGTSPADSPHIEEVSMGDTAATTIDSRLAEAEAKLACMTALHERLDSAALPAAIKGKLRRRFEGQTFTTEVLEQAIQDEVDTVRALTGSAHVVHGVGTEKARLSVGGTGAGRGLAAAEAGLARLLGVRDVAADEPVPAWSSIREAYVQITGDSEVRGAMNPELSLVREANEVTTSVLNHALANAITKRLVQDYGAQPQDWRKFCVIRNIRDYKPQYRVLLHDFGALDSVNENAAYTNLAWDDTRETYTPAKRGNLVVVTREAILNDDLEAVRRIPTKLAIAAATTINEFVYGLLTDNPQLADGSTVFDADSQTAHKNRGTAALAASALQAAITQMMKQTNSAGKRLGLKPRYLLLPPDLYWTAVTILNSTLLPGTQNNDANPLQGMLEPIVVPQFSDAKDYYLMADPAQIECLEVGFINGQETPELLVQDNPTAGSVFTNDAISYKVRWEFGGGWLDYRGAYWAEVA
- a CDS encoding type II toxin-antitoxin system HicB family antitoxin, producing MREESTTLLSSVAVILPIGTMVSMNLHRPPSPTASLTVIVAPSQAGGYWAELPTLPGCVVQGDTVDAVVADLTLAAEMFLSQEDPPADTLALHTVTVGIGDATYRLPAVSWQGEQRVSVVAIPLHDRVAHGKTVEKALAQLGRLLPAWIAADIVEGENVPVVGVADVATIHPRVGEATGAPLSQSEALKPEVVLVLLRAAGMTKEQLSEMLDYEPE